CCAAGGTCACATAGTCTCCGCCATGAACCTTAATCCGGTCCCGTTTCTGCTTAGGGGTCTTATCCGGAACATAGATCCGCCCGGTAATCCCCATGGTGCGACAAGCATAAGCGACCCCTTGGGCGTGATTTCCCGCTGAAGCGGCCACAATACCGCGCTGTCTTTCCTCTTCGCTCAGTTGCCGGATGGCGTTATACGCTCCGCGAATCTTATAAGAGCGAACATCTTGCAGATCTTCACGCTTTAAATAAATCTCCGCCTCGGTTTGTTCACTCAACCGTGGGCAGTATTGCAAGGGGGTTTGAGCAATCACCGTCGAAATCCGCGCTTGGGCTTGTTGAATATCGGCAGCGTGAACTTCGATGGTGGATTGCTGTGTGGTCATGAATTCAAATCCTAATACTGGACGCCCAATTTCTCGAATCTCCACGGCAGAAAATACCTATTTTACTTTTCTTCACGGTGGCACCAACTGTAGTTAAATGGAAAACACCAACCAGTAAGAATGATCGACGATCCACTCTTCTAGAAAGGTCTTTTAAGAAATGACTGAGTACCGCTTAGGAGAACGTCTCTTGGCATGGTATCTTTCCTCGATCACTGGTTTCATCGACGCAATCGGTTTTATTTATCTAGGAGGTTTCTTCCTCTCCTTTATGTCAGGCAACACAACCCGAATGACTGCCTCGGCAACGGAACACCTGTGGGGTGCAGCGGGCAAAGCAGCCGGTTTAATGGCGTTATTCCTCATGGGGGTGATGCTAGGGTCAGTCATCCGAAGAACCAGTGAACGCTTCCTCACCGCTGATCGCTCCATGGAGATAGTGTTAGGCTTCGTCGTTGTCACCAGCGTCATCTCAGCTGTCTTGGTCTATTATGACTACCCAAGCGCCGCTATTTTAACGCTGTCTTTTGTTGTCGGTTCCATGAATAGTGTCTTTGAAAAAGACGGAGAAGTGTCTATTTCTTTGACCTATGCCACCGGAACCCTCGTGAAAACGGCCCAAAGGTTTATTGGCGCCTTATTCGGCGAAAATCATAAAATATGGATTCATCATCTGCTGTTGTGGATGTCACTAGCATGCGGTTCCATTCTTGGTGGAATTAGCTATATGCACCTGAATCTCAATTCGGTATGGATTGCCTGCGGCCTTATTTGTTTAGGTTTTATTGTCACCATTATCACGAGACAATGGCGCAGATATACCGGATCAGAGCTCTAGATTGTCATATATAAAGGGTGCACCTTGATCTGGTGGTGCACCCTCTTCTCCACCTAGAACAGCTCCTTAGTGGCAAGGCGAGCGCCTTCGACTAATGACTCCAATTTTGCCCAGGCAATTTGATGATGAAGTCGTCCTCCCAAACCACAGTCGGAGGAGGCTATAACACGCTCAGGACCTACCAATTCAGCGAATTGGATAATCCGGTCTGCTACCAGACGCGGATGTTCGATGGCATTCATAGCGTGAGAAACCACCCCAGGATAAATGACGGTATCCTTCGGCAGCTCATGGTTTTGCCATACTCGCCACTCATGAGCGTGCCGCGGAGACGCTCCTTCAAAGGAATAACCGCCCACGTTACAACGCAGAATCTCGTCAATGATGTCTTCAAAAGGTACATCGGTACTATGCGGCCCATGCCAGGAGCCCCAACAAATGTGAAGCCTGGTTCGCTCTTTCGACAACCCCTCCAAGGCGTCATTGATAGCGTCTATCCGGATCCGAATCCACGCCCGATAATCCTCAATCGAGGGTTCTGGATTGATTTGATCCCATGCCTCAGCTAAATCTGGGGCGTCCAACTGCACGGTGAACCCAGCGTCAGTGATGGCCTTATATTCATGGTGCATGGCCGAGGCACAGGCTTTCACCACAGCAGTATCGTCACCATAGTATTCATCAGTCAAGCGGGCCGCCGAGCCGGGTGAAATCGCCGCAACAAAGGCGTCGTGCACATTGTATTTCGTCATGGCGTGACGTAGCAGTTGCAGATCAGCAGCCACCTGGTCGTGACCGACATAGGTAATCTCCCCAGTAAATTTAGGGTTACCCACCTGAGCTCGACCGCTAAAAATACCAGAGGTGGGGTCTTCATAGGCTTCGCGGAAGCGTTCGCGGTCCCGGCGGTCAGAAAAAGATGTGAGCTTGATATTTCCCGGAGTAGAACGCACCACGGATTGATTTGCCCACCGATCTTCGTCGGTCATGGTCAATCCACCTAGCCGAGTAAAGACGTAGTTCCACCAGGCGCCGTAATCAACTTTTCCGGATGTTACGTGGCCATACTCGCCCTCGTTAATAATGTCGATACCCAGATCAACTTGGCGTTTGACGACTTCGTCGACGGAATTTTGCAGGATCTCAAAGAATTCTTCGTCTCCGATTTCTCCTGCTGAACGTCGAAGATTAGCCTCCAACAATTCCGGAGTGCGTGGTAACGACCCCACATGGGTAGTCCGGATTTTATTGCTGCTCACAAGTTATCCCTTCATGATCTTCTGGTGTTGTTAGTACCATCCAAAATAGACCATGCGGTTCATAGACCTCCAGCAGGGGTCCTCAAAGTTCGACGCATCGAGCATGAAGCTAACCGATAATTTCCTTCCCTAAGTTCGCTTTAAGGTCCCCCATCAGTGCCCCGCCACGATGAACTCGAAGATGCTCACCAAGTATCATCACCTGCGATTTCTCCCCAGCAACAAGGTTCAAATACACATCGCTTTCGCCTGGATTTCGCTCAAGGACAGCCTTTAATCGGGCAATGGTTTGAGGACTGCACTGCTCGGTACGCATGGTGAGACGAAGCGGTAATCCGGCACCATTTCCCGGCCCCAGATCTGGCATCTTCATATCATCGCAGAAAAGGCTCGTCCGATCTTCTCGGATGGACACATGTGCTTTCGCCAGGATGATATTGTCCTCCACGATTTGCGACGCCACCAAGGCGTAGACCTTGTTAAAGACGAGGAGTTCTACCTGGGCGCCGTTGTGGTCTTCCACGGTCACGATAGCCCAGGGCGAGCCATCTCGTTTAGAGAAACGACGATCAACCCCTGAGATAATCCCGCCGATGGTTACTTCTGCCTTGTCTCGAAGTTCACCTGACAAGATTTCTGTCAATGCTGTATCTGTTTGGGCTGCTAGAGCTTCTTCATAGCCATCGAGCGGATGTCCGGAGACATAGAGACCCAACATTTCTCGCTCCAAGGCCAGCTCGTGTTTGCGGTCCCACTTCTCATCAGGGATCTCTACTTGGAAAACACTATGAGCCTCGTTGGCGTCATCGCCACCGAAACCAGCAAAAAGATCAAATTGCCCCTTGTCGGCAGCCTTCTTCGTCGTGATCACGCTATCGATGGCGTCTTCGTGGATGAGAGCTAAACCGCGTCGAGAATGCCCCAAGGAATCAAAGGCACCTGCCTTAATCAAGGATTCGGTAATTCTCTTGCTGCACGGCAATGTGTCGATTTTGTCCAAATAATCCGAGAAAGAGTTAAATTCACCCTTTTTCTCACGGCTTTGGATAATAGATTCCACCACTTCATCGCCGACATTCCGGATTGCTCCAAGTCCAAATCGAATATCTTTGCCCACCGCCATAAAATCATGCCGAGATTCATTAACATCTGGAGACAACACTCGAATACCCAGATGGCGGCAATCAGCTAAATAAATGGCCGACTTATCTTTTTTATCCGACACAGATGTCAACAGCGCCGCCATATATTCTGCGGTGTAATGAGCCTTAAGGTAAGCCGTCCAAAAAGATACCAACCCATATCCCGCAGCATGGGACTTATTAAACGCATAGGAAGCGAAGGGCAAAATCGTATCCCACAGGGTTTTAATAGCATCCTCGGAATACCCGTTCTGCTTCATCCCGCTGGAGAATTTCTCATATTGCTGAGCCAGCACTTCAGGTTTCTTTTTCCCCATTGCTTTTCGGAAACCATCAGCTTCACCGGCGGTGTAATTAGCGACCTTCTGAGAAATCCTCATGATCTGCTCCTGATACACAATCAGACCATAGGTTTCATCCAAAATGTCCTTAAGCGGTTCTTCAAGCTCAGGATGAATGGGTGTAATGGGTTTACGACCATTTTTCCGGTCAGCATAATCCCAGTGAGCATTAACTCCCATAGGGCCAGGGCGATAAAGCGCTAAAGAAGCCACAATGTCATCAAAACCGGTGGGCTGCATTCGCTTTAGTAGCTCCTGCATACCACCACTATCGAGCTGGAACACACCAAGGGTTTCGCCCCGACCAAGCAGCTTATACGTTTCGTCATCAACCACGCTGAGGCCTTCAAGGTCCAATTCCTCATCGCGGTTTTGCCGAATATTTTCTAGGGCGTCACCAATGACAGTGAGGTTGCGCAAGCCCAAAAAGTCCATCTTCAACAGACCGATGGCTTCACATGCCGGATAGTCCCAGCCGGTGATGATGGCTCCGTCATTGGGCCGCTTCCACATCGGTATATGGTCTAGCAGCGGCACCGAGGCCATAATGACGGCGCAAGCATGGACACCGGCTTGACGAACGACGCCTTCCAAACCGCGGGCGGTCTTATAAATCTTCGCGACGTCAGGATCAGATTCAATCAGTGCCCGCACATTAGCGGCTTCTCCATAGCGGGGGTGTTCTGGATCTGTGATTCCAGAAAGTGGAATATCTTTCGCCATGATGGCGGGAGGTAATTCCTTGGTGATCCGATCGGCAATCTGGTATCCGGGCTGACCATACTGCACCCGAGCAGAGTCTTTGATAGCCTGCTTGGTTTTTACCGTACCGAAGGTAATAACTTGGGCAATTTTATCCTCACCCCAGCGGTCGGCTGCATAACGAACCATTTCCCCACGACGGCGGTCATCAAAATCGATATCAATATCAGGTGCTGATGGGCGTTCGGGGTTAAGAAAACGTTCGAAGAGTAACCCGTGGCTCATGGGATCAATATTGGTGATAGTAAGCGCATAGGCCACCAGGGCACCGGCGGCTGAGCCACGACCGGGCCCCACCCTGATACCCACCGATCGGGCATGTTTAATCAGTTCCGCCACGATTAAGAAATATGAGGGGTAACCCTTCATATCAATAACATTGATTTCATATTCAGCACGATCAATATATTCCTGAGGAACAGTGCCATTCGGGAAGCGATCTTGAAGGCCCTCCATCACCTCATGCCTTAACCAACTAGTGGGAGTGTGGCCCTCAGGGACATCGGCAATAGGCATCCGATCCATCGGATGTGATTCCCACATCTCTTCGTAGGATTCCACCCGTTCCGCGATTAAAAGGGTGTTATCACAGGCTTCGGGTACCAGATTATCCCACATTTCCCGCATTTGTTCCGGGGTCTTGATGTAATACCCGGTGCCGTCGAACTTAAAACGGTTTGGGTCACTCAGAGTTTTCCCGGTCTGCACGCACAGCATTGCCTCATGCGCTTCAGCCTGAGATTCCAGAACATAGTGGCAGTCATTGGTCACCACCGGGGGAAGGTTAAGCTTCCGGCCAATCTCGAGAAGTTCGCTGCGAACTCGCTGTTCAATGGACAAGCCGTGGTCCATCAGTTCCAGATAGTAATTATCTTTCCCGTAGATATCCTGCCACATCGCTGCCGCCTCGAGCGCTTTATCAAATTGCCCCAAGCGCAGGCGGGTTTGGACATCACCAGAGGGACACCCGGTCGTGGCGATGATTCCTTCGGCTCGTTCGGCAATAAGATCAGCATCCATTCGCGGCCATTTGCCTAATTGCCCTTCATAAGAAGCCATGGAGGATAGATAAAAAAGATTCTTCAACCCGGTGGAGTTCAAGGCCAACATGGTTTGGTGTAGGTAAGAACCTGAACCGGAAACGTCATCCGACTTTTGATGCGGTTCACCCCAGCGAACTCGCTGCTTATTGAATCTACTGGAAGGGGCTAAATAAGACTCGATACCGATGATTGGCTTAATACCTTCAGCGACCATCTTTCGATAAAAAGCATCTGACCCATACATATTGCCATGGTCAGTAATGCCCACCGCTGGCATGCCTTGGCGCTTCACTTCTTCAGCGAGCAGGTCAATCTTAGCCATCCCGTCGAGCATCGAGAACTCGGTGTGATTATGCAGATGAACGAAGGAAGACTTTTTTGCCATGTCGGCTAGTCTAACCCCTCCATGAACCATGCTCGAATCCCCATGAAGTAAGGTGCTTGCCATGGTTTACGGCCTGCTGACATATTTGCTCTGGGGATTATTTCCGGCCTACTTCCCCATGCTAGAGCCTGCCTCCCCGCTCGAGATCCTCAGTCACCGGATCTTATGGGCAATGGTCATCATGGTGATCTATCTCAGCCTCATCCGAGGCTGGCGGGAACTGACCAAGGCTTCTGTCCGAACCTGGGGAGTCATGGGTTTAGCTGGTTTTCTCATCGCCATCAACTGGTTTATCTATATCCTTGCCGTCAACTCCGGCCACGTCGCGGACGCTGCCCTAGGATATTTCATCAATCCACTCGTCAGCGTGGCCTTAGGCATGTTCCTTCTCGACGAAAGATTAAGAAAACTCCAAATTACTGCTGTTGTGGTGGCAATTGTAGGGGTTTTATATTTAGCCCTTCTAGGCGGACACCCACCCTATATTTCCCTAGCGTTAGCGCTAAGCTTCGGTTTTTATGGCTTATTAAAAAAGAAGATCAATATTTCTGCAGCGGGATCACTAACAGCTGAAACCATCACCATCACCCCTTTTGCTCTCGCCTACATCATGTATCTCAGCGAATCCGAACAAGCAACCTTTTTACATCTAGGTCTTAGCCACGACCTTTGGCTCCTGTCCTCGGGGCTAGTCACCGCCATTCCCCTCCTCCTCTTTGGTTTAGGTGCCAAAGAATTAACACTGTCCACCATCGGAA
This genomic interval from Corynebacterium poyangense contains the following:
- a CDS encoding YoaK family protein → MTEYRLGERLLAWYLSSITGFIDAIGFIYLGGFFLSFMSGNTTRMTASATEHLWGAAGKAAGLMALFLMGVMLGSVIRRTSERFLTADRSMEIVLGFVVVTSVISAVLVYYDYPSAAILTLSFVVGSMNSVFEKDGEVSISLTYATGTLVKTAQRFIGALFGENHKIWIHHLLLWMSLACGSILGGISYMHLNLNSVWIACGLICLGFIVTIITRQWRRYTGSEL
- the dnaE gene encoding DNA polymerase III subunit alpha; its protein translation is MAKKSSFVHLHNHTEFSMLDGMAKIDLLAEEVKRQGMPAVGITDHGNMYGSDAFYRKMVAEGIKPIIGIESYLAPSSRFNKQRVRWGEPHQKSDDVSGSGSYLHQTMLALNSTGLKNLFYLSSMASYEGQLGKWPRMDADLIAERAEGIIATTGCPSGDVQTRLRLGQFDKALEAAAMWQDIYGKDNYYLELMDHGLSIEQRVRSELLEIGRKLNLPPVVTNDCHYVLESQAEAHEAMLCVQTGKTLSDPNRFKFDGTGYYIKTPEQMREMWDNLVPEACDNTLLIAERVESYEEMWESHPMDRMPIADVPEGHTPTSWLRHEVMEGLQDRFPNGTVPQEYIDRAEYEINVIDMKGYPSYFLIVAELIKHARSVGIRVGPGRGSAAGALVAYALTITNIDPMSHGLLFERFLNPERPSAPDIDIDFDDRRRGEMVRYAADRWGEDKIAQVITFGTVKTKQAIKDSARVQYGQPGYQIADRITKELPPAIMAKDIPLSGITDPEHPRYGEAANVRALIESDPDVAKIYKTARGLEGVVRQAGVHACAVIMASVPLLDHIPMWKRPNDGAIITGWDYPACEAIGLLKMDFLGLRNLTVIGDALENIRQNRDEELDLEGLSVVDDETYKLLGRGETLGVFQLDSGGMQELLKRMQPTGFDDIVASLALYRPGPMGVNAHWDYADRKNGRKPITPIHPELEEPLKDILDETYGLIVYQEQIMRISQKVANYTAGEADGFRKAMGKKKPEVLAQQYEKFSSGMKQNGYSEDAIKTLWDTILPFASYAFNKSHAAGYGLVSFWTAYLKAHYTAEYMAALLTSVSDKKDKSAIYLADCRHLGIRVLSPDVNESRHDFMAVGKDIRFGLGAIRNVGDEVVESIIQSREKKGEFNSFSDYLDKIDTLPCSKRITESLIKAGAFDSLGHSRRGLALIHEDAIDSVITTKKAADKGQFDLFAGFGGDDANEAHSVFQVEIPDEKWDRKHELALEREMLGLYVSGHPLDGYEEALAAQTDTALTEILSGELRDKAEVTIGGIISGVDRRFSKRDGSPWAIVTVEDHNGAQVELLVFNKVYALVASQIVEDNIILAKAHVSIREDRTSLFCDDMKMPDLGPGNGAGLPLRLTMRTEQCSPQTIARLKAVLERNPGESDVYLNLVAGEKSQVMILGEHLRVHRGGALMGDLKANLGKEIIG
- a CDS encoding cobalamin-independent methionine synthase II family protein, with protein sequence MSSNKIRTTHVGSLPRTPELLEANLRRSAGEIGDEEFFEILQNSVDEVVKRQVDLGIDIINEGEYGHVTSGKVDYGAWWNYVFTRLGGLTMTDEDRWANQSVVRSTPGNIKLTSFSDRRDRERFREAYEDPTSGIFSGRAQVGNPKFTGEITYVGHDQVAADLQLLRHAMTKYNVHDAFVAAISPGSAARLTDEYYGDDTAVVKACASAMHHEYKAITDAGFTVQLDAPDLAEAWDQINPEPSIEDYRAWIRIRIDAINDALEGLSKERTRLHICWGSWHGPHSTDVPFEDIIDEILRCNVGGYSFEGASPRHAHEWRVWQNHELPKDTVIYPGVVSHAMNAIEHPRLVADRIIQFAELVGPERVIASSDCGLGGRLHHQIAWAKLESLVEGARLATKELF
- the rarD gene encoding EamA family transporter RarD, whose translation is MVYGLLTYLLWGLFPAYFPMLEPASPLEILSHRILWAMVIMVIYLSLIRGWRELTKASVRTWGVMGLAGFLIAINWFIYILAVNSGHVADAALGYFINPLVSVALGMFLLDERLRKLQITAVVVAIVGVLYLALLGGHPPYISLALALSFGFYGLLKKKINISAAGSLTAETITITPFALAYIMYLSESEQATFLHLGLSHDLWLLSSGLVTAIPLLLFGLGAKELTLSTIGMLQYLTPSLQLLWAVYYTHETISPQRWLGFLIIWLAVAIYLLDLLQHRPKKKPQPTG